The proteins below are encoded in one region of Silene latifolia isolate original U9 population chromosome 2, ASM4854445v1, whole genome shotgun sequence:
- the LOC141635220 gene encoding F-box protein CPR1-like, translated as MAAYQIPSDVIFEILVCLPVKTLLRFKSVCKDWYTLINSSFFRQLHLSKSLVSNSWQNRALFYAELDSLCVIDDVNCPLEPVKLYWPKYIIKDPYYLFTVGSCNGLVCLCLTEPGPTCFTKVWCFLICNPSTRTFKCKPNAPFFEKKKHLKFIDLSYGFGYDGEHDDYKIVITPRVWKESVRDDVYIYSCKDDLWKHATTPIPAQLLSETFRHRRTNIPFANNMLHYRASRNLGEFNGPNFVIARLDLSSETWRDDLSFPVAVNSLTDVTFGVLDGCFYVRVVDRVADYSQNVWMMKSYGDEDSWSKKYSNIPGKFYRFVGPSKERSGRLLIMDCYLGAYNLIWYDPQDDTTEAFELKTNPRNSRVQLCIASLVSIPGRSFNPRTTFIL; from the coding sequence ATGGCAGCTTATCAAATCCCTTCTGATGTGATCTTCGAAATACTGGTTTGTCTTCCAGTGAAAACGCTTTTACGCTTCAAAAGCGTATGCAAAGATTGGTACACTCTAATCAATAGTTCCTTCTTCAGGCAACTCCATCTTAGCAAATCCCTCGTATCCAACTCTTGGCAGAATCGTGCCCTTTTCTATGCCGAACTTGATTCCCTTtgtgttatagatgatgttaatTGTCCCTTGGAACCCGTTAAATTATATTGGCCTAAATATATCATAAAAGACCCCTATTATCTATTTACTGTAGGCTCGTGCAATGGCTTGGTTTGCTTATGCCTTACTGAGCCTGGGCCCACTTGTTTTACGAAGGTTTGGTGCTTCCTTATATGCAACCCTTCAACGCGTACATTCAAATGCAAACCAAACGCGCCTTTCTTCGAGAAGAAGAAACATTTGAAATTTATCGACTTGTCATATGGTTTTGGTTATGATGGTGAGCATGATGATTATAAGATAGTTATCACGCCCAGAGTTTGGAAAGAGAGTGTTAGAGACGATGTGTATATTTATAGCTGCAAGGACGATTTATGGAAGCACGCTACTACTCCTATTCCTGCTCAACTTTTGTCTGAGACATTTCGTCATAGGCGTACAAATATACCATTTGCAAACAACATGCTACACTATCGTGCTTCACGGAACCTCGGAGAATTTAATGGTCCAAATTTTGTAATAGCTCGTTTAGATCTGTCCTCGGAAACATGGAGAGATGACTTGAGTTTTCCTGTTGCAGTAAACAGTCTAACTGATGTAACATTCGGAGTGTTGGATGGATGTTTCTATGTACGAGTTGTAGATCGAGTTGCGGATTATTCTCAGAATGTATGGATGATGAAAAGTTATGGAGATGAAGATTCATGGAGCAAAAAATATAGTAATATTCCAGGAAAATTTTACCGTTTTGTTGGTCCTTCAAAGGAAAGATCCGGTCGTTTACTGATTATGGACTGCTATTTAGGCGCTTATAATCTCATCTGGTATGATCCACAGGATGACACAACTGAAGCATTCGAACTAAAAACAAACCCAAGGAATAGTAGAGTCCAGCTTTGTATTGCAAGCCTCGTTTCTATACCAGGGAGGTCTTTCAACCCTAGAACAACTTTTATTCTCTAG